Proteins from a single region of Cydia strobilella chromosome 2, ilCydStro3.1, whole genome shotgun sequence:
- the LOC134751965 gene encoding pyruvate dehydrogenase E1 component subunit beta, mitochondrial, whose product MALKATPVLFAMLGRLSRRSFSTSKALSAKPMTVRDALNQAIDEEMERDEKVFVLGEEVAQYDGAYKVTRGLWKKYGDKRVLDTPITEAGFAGLAVGAAFAGLKPICEFMTFNFSMQAIDHIINSAAKTFYMSAGNVPVPIVFRGPNGAAAGVAAQHSQCFGAWFSHCPGLKVVMPYSAEDAKGLLKAAIRDPDPVVVLEDEILYGMQFPMSDEALSPDFVLPFGKAKIEREGSHITLVCAGKATDTALQAAAELATKGVECEVINLRSLRPLDFDTIAQSVAKTHHLVTVEQGWPQSGIGAEICARVMESPTFFELDAPAWRVTGADVPMPYTRSLELLALPRPDSVVGAVSAVLQNK is encoded by the exons ATGGCGTTGAAAGCTACACCGGTACTGTTCGCGATGCTGGGGCGGCTTTCGAGGCGTAGTTTTTCCACTTCAAAGGCTCTTTCGGCAAAGCCTATGACTGTTCGTGATGCCTTGAACCAGGCCATTGACGAGGAGATGGAACGGGACGAAAAAGTCTTTGTTTTGGGCGAGGAAGTTGCTCAATACGATGGCGCATACAAAGTTACTCG AGGCCTATGGAAAAAGTATGGAGACAAGAGAGTCCTGGATACTCCCATCACGGAAGCTGGCTTTGCTGGCCTAGCAGTGGGTGCTGCGTTTGCTGGCCTCAAGCCCATCTGCGAGTTCATGACCTTTAACTTTTCCATGCAAGCTATTGATCAT ATCATCAACTCAGCCGCGAAAACCTTCTACATGTCAGCGGGCAACGTGCCGGTGCCGATCGTGTTCCGCGGGCCCAACGGCGCGGCAGCTGGCGTGGCCGCGCAGCACTCGCAGTGCTTCGGAGCGTGGTTCAGCCACTGCCCCGGCCTCAAGGTCGTCATGCCGTACAGTGCCGAGGACGCTAAAG GTCTCCTGAAAGCCGCTATTCGCGACCCCGACCCAGTTGTAGTACTAGAAGACGAGATCTTGTATGGTATGCAATTCCCCATGTCCGACGAAGCGCTGTCGCCAGATTTTGTATTGCCATTCG GCAAGGCTAAGATTGAGCGTGAAGGAAGCCATATCACGCTGGTGTGCGCCGGCAAAGCCACCGACACCGCGCTACAGGCCGCCGCTGAACTCGCCACCAAAG GTGTCGAGTGCGAAGTGATCAACCTGCGATCCCTGCGGCCACTGGACTTCGACACCATCGCGCAGTCCGTCGCCAAGACGCACCATCTCGTCACCGTCGAGCAGGGTTGGCCTCAGAGCG GCATCGGCGCGGAGATCTGTGCGCGCGTGATGGAGTCGCCCACGTTCTTCGAGCTGGACGCGCCGGCGTGGCGCGTGACGGGCGCCGACGTGCCCATGCCCTACACGCGCAGCCTCGAGCTACTCGCGTTGCCCCGCCCCGACAGCGTCGTGGGCGCCGTGTCCGCCGTGCTGCAGAACAAGTGA